The following are encoded together in the Lathyrus oleraceus cultivar Zhongwan6 chromosome 3, CAAS_Psat_ZW6_1.0, whole genome shotgun sequence genome:
- the LOC127128668 gene encoding putative F-box protein At3g16210, whose product MVVKIADQTLKPLSMKKSVGVKSKKVSTDIPNDLLFSILSKLSLKSLKRFECVCKPWTLLLKNPVFTRLLCDNFLHNFDSYYHDRSLFLSHLKTINFDTKFVLYSYSGERYENMTNLNWPNPFQEEDPNFDILGSGIINGVLCLISCSHQSIKFVLWNPTTEEFKVIPNSPFDFFGDRFEINERGFGYDCVGDDYKVIREITLDLESDYVTKIASLGKISHNPFWEIYSLRSNSWKKLKFDIHHEKINKGVCLDGVCHWLCERNYKDDKGNEIYLLSFYLNDEVFLITPIEDPTFQLGTTAKELCVLNGFIALISTNEDMVSLQISILGELGVKESWIKLFIIYPLPYIVYPIGVGNKGDILLLKEDRKLISFNLSTEQIEELNFAGNHFCGTTILYKESLRLILG is encoded by the coding sequence ATGGTGGTTAAAATTGCAGACCAAACTCTAAAGCCTCTGAGTATGAAGAAATCGGTGGGCGTAAAAAGTAAAAAGGTTAGCACCGATATACCTAATGATCTTCTCTTTTCTATTTTGTCAAAATTGTCTCTTAAATCTTTGAAGCGTTTTGAATGTGTATGCAAACCATGGACCCTTTTGCTTAAAAACCCTGTTTTCACGAGATTGTTATGTGACAATTTCTTACATAATTTCGATAGTTATTATCATGATAGATCTCTCTTTCTGAGTCATCTCAAAACTATTAATTTTGACACCAAATTTGTGTTGTATTCTTATTCTGGTGAGAGGTATGAGAATATGACCAACTTAAATTGGCCAAATCCATTTCAAGAAGAGGATCCTAATTTTGATATTTTGGGATCTGGTATTATTAATGGAGTTCTTTGTCTAATTAGTTGCTCTCATCAAAGTATAAAATTTGTATTATGGAACCCAACTACTGAAGAATTCAAGGTTATTCCTAATAGCCCTTTTGATTTCTTTGGAGATAGATTTGAAATTAATGAACGTGGTTTTGGCTATGATTGTGTTGGAGATGACTATAAGGTGATCCGAGAGATAACACTTGATCTAGAAAGTGACTATGTCACTAAGATTGCGTCATTAGGGAAAATATCTCATAACCCCTTTTGGGAGATATATAGCTTACGAAGTAACTCTTGGAAGAAACTTAAATTTGATATCCATCATGAAAAGATAAACAAAGGAGTCTGCTTGGATGGAGTGTGTCATTGGTTATGTGAAAGAAACTATAAGGATGATAAAGGTAATGAAATATATTTGTTGTCATTTTATCTAAACGATGAGGTATTCCTTATTACACCCATAGAAGATCCTACTTTTCAATTAGGGACTACAGCAAAAGAGTTATGTGTGTTAAATGGGTTCATTGCTTTAATCTCAACAAATGAAGACATGGTCTCTCTTCAAATATCGATTTTGGGTGAACTTGGTGTTAAAGAATCATGGATTAAACTATTTATTATTTACCCCTTGCCTTACATTGTCTATCCGATCGGAGTAGGAAATAAGGGTGATATATTATTGTTAAAAGAGGATAGAAAACTCATCTCTTTTAATTTAAGCACGGAACAAATTGAAGAACTCAACTTTGCAGGAAATCATTTTTGTGGTACGACAATACTCTACAAAGAAAGTCTTCGTCTGATTTTGGGTTAG
- the LOC127128669 gene encoding F-box/kelch-repeat protein At5g15710: MDCIVKSSELGSGVVCNGESVENVVFGGDVRCCIQASPPRGNGSRNTSPMGRVGSRNTSPSRQIVKTKPRGLDEETHATFGKVVHADVQMEDNIWAMLPEDLLHEILARIPPFLIFRLRLVCKRWNSLLQDSSFFKFHSSVPSDGPCVLSFCKSSLIPQCSVYSLPLKTWYRMSFTFLPHWAIWLVGSSGGLVCFSGCEGSVFCILVCNPLTQTWRILPSMHFNQQRQLIMVVDRSDRSFKVIATNDICSDKSLPTEIYHSKEDRWSVHQTMPASNLCSSKMAYCDSRLYLETLSPLGLMMYSLDINSWEHIPARFPRSLLDGYLVAGTQKRLFLVGRIGLYSTLQSIKIWELDHAKILWVEISRMPPKNFRSLLRLSAERFECFGLDNLICFTSYNQGKGLLFDVDKKIWSWIGGSAFQSYNNQACFYEPRFDASIC; encoded by the coding sequence ATGGATTGTATTGTGAAATCTTCTGAATTAGGGTCTGGTGTTGTTTGTAATGGTGAATCAGTAGAAAATGTAGTTTTTGGCGGAGATGTTAGATGTTGTATACAAGCTTCTCCTCCAAGGGGAAATGGGTCAAGGAATACTAGTCCGATGGGCCGAGTCGGGTCGAGGAACACGAGTCCGTCTAGGCAGATTGTTAAGACTAAACCAAGGGGTTTAGATGAAGAAACACATGCTACATTTGGTAAAGTAGTGCACGCCGATGTTCAAATGGAGGATAACATATGGGCTATGTTGCCTGAGGATTTGTTGCATGAGATCTTAGCTAGGATTCCTCCGTTTCTGATTTTTCGGCTTCGTTTGGTTTGCAAGAGGTGGAATTCGCTGCTTCAGGATAGTAGTTTCTTCAAATTCCATTCTAGTGTTCCGTCGGATGGACCTTGTGTTCTTAGTTTCTGTAAGAGCTCGTTGATCCCGCAATGTTCTGTTTATAGTTTACCGCTTAAAACTTGGTATAGAATGTCCTTCACATTTTTGCCGCATTGGGCTATTTGGTTAGTCGGCTCTTCTGGTGGTCTTGTTTGCTTTTCCGGGTGTGAAGGATCGGTGTTTTGCATATTGGTTTGTAATCCCCTCACTCAAACATGGAGGATATTGCCAAGTATGCATTTTAATCAACAAAGGCAATTGATAATGGTTGTTGACCGATCGGATCGGTCGTTTAAAGTGATAGCAACGAATGATATATGTAGTGACAAGTCATTGCCGACTGAAATTTATCACTCAAAGGAAGATCGGTGGTCGGTACATCAGACTATGCCGGCTTCTAATCTTTGCTCTTCAAAGATGGCATATTGTGATTCTAGGTTGTACTTGGAAACCCTTTCGCCACTTGGTTTGATGATGTATAGCCTAGATATAAACAGTTGGGAACATATTCCGGCTAGGTTCCCGCGATCGTTACTCGACGGTTATTTGGTTGCCGGTACCCAGAAGCGGCTTTTTCTCGTTGGAAGGATCGGTCTTTACAGCACTCTACAAAGTATAAAAATTTGGGAATTGGACCATGCCAAGATTTTGTGGGTGGAGATTAGTAGGATGCCGCCGAAGAATTTCCGTTCGTTATTGAGATTATCGGCCGAGAGATTCGAATGCTTTGGACTCGACAACTTAATCTGCTTCACGTCTTATAACCAAGGGAAGGGCCTTCTATTTGACGTCGATAAAAAGATCTGGTCTTGGATCGGTGGATCGGCTTTTCAATCATACAACAATCAAGCTTGTTTCTACGAGCCAAGATTTGATGCTTCTATCTGCTAA